In one window of Anaerolineales bacterium DNA:
- a CDS encoding 30S ribosomal protein S7 → MSRRSKPEKHEIPGDVRFNSEHVQNFINRVIKSGKRSVATTIVYDAFDMIEDRTKRSSLEIFELAIKNVSPILEVKPRRVGGATYQIPMEVPPYRRFALASRWILQGANARSGKSFAEKLAGELLDASNNTGSAIRKREETHKMAEANRAFSHYRA, encoded by the coding sequence ATGTCTCGACGTAGTAAACCAGAAAAACACGAAATCCCGGGCGATGTGCGCTTTAATAGCGAGCACGTCCAGAACTTCATCAACCGCGTGATCAAGAGCGGCAAGCGTAGTGTAGCAACTACCATTGTATATGATGCGTTTGACATGATTGAAGATAGAACGAAACGCAGCTCTCTCGAAATCTTTGAGCTGGCCATCAAGAATGTATCGCCCATCCTCGAGGTAAAACCCCGTCGTGTGGGTGGAGCCACGTATCAGATCCCGATGGAAGTGCCTCCCTACAGGCGTTTCGCACTCGCTTCACGCTGGATCCTGCAGGGCGCCAATGCGCGCTCGGGGAAATCCTTTGCAGAGAAGCTGGCAGGCGAGCTCCTGGACGCCTCCAATAATACTGGTTCAGCCATCCGCAAGCGCGAAGAAACTCATAAAATGGCTGAAGCAAACCGTGCCTTTTCGCATTACCGGGCATAG